From Vreelandella neptunia, the proteins below share one genomic window:
- a CDS encoding efflux RND transporter periplasmic adaptor subunit has translation MTIKFWLSGLTCFLLTACGAPPDNNISDNERAAVPISVAPAELATLGEQLSLTGTLTAERQTRLSPRADGLVAHVHVEAGDHVETGQVLLELDPALAQQALMRARAQEEEANASVREAERLVNEAQRLAEHQAIPATEVASRVARLNLARASAASAQAATREQEELVERHTLPAPFPGVVAEKLTEVGEWVQRGTPVLSLVAIDRVRLDVQVPQERFEQLDDQTQAQVFADTLGDTPLPAQIIARVPVTDPEARTFLLRLLVNDPQSRLLPGTSARAEISLTSQATDTLTISRDALLRQPDGSHSVYIVDNADDEEIARRHRVHILYEQDGQAAITGDTLRQGDQVVIRGNEALTDGQPVEVVER, from the coding sequence ATGACCATCAAATTCTGGCTTTCTGGGTTAACCTGTTTTCTTCTGACCGCCTGTGGCGCCCCTCCTGACAATAATATAAGTGACAATGAGCGTGCTGCCGTACCTATCTCAGTGGCACCAGCGGAACTGGCGACGTTAGGCGAGCAGTTGTCACTTACGGGCACCCTCACCGCTGAGCGCCAGACCCGGCTCTCCCCTCGCGCGGACGGGCTCGTGGCTCACGTGCATGTTGAAGCGGGTGATCATGTTGAGACCGGGCAGGTACTGCTGGAACTCGACCCGGCCCTTGCACAACAGGCGCTCATGCGTGCTCGCGCTCAGGAGGAAGAGGCAAACGCCTCGGTACGTGAGGCCGAGCGCTTGGTTAATGAGGCACAGCGGCTCGCTGAACATCAGGCCATCCCCGCAACAGAGGTCGCATCGCGTGTCGCTAGGCTAAACCTAGCACGGGCATCGGCAGCCTCCGCTCAAGCAGCCACACGAGAGCAGGAAGAACTGGTTGAACGGCACACTTTGCCAGCCCCTTTCCCAGGCGTCGTCGCCGAAAAACTCACCGAAGTTGGCGAATGGGTGCAACGGGGAACGCCGGTGTTATCGTTAGTTGCGATTGATCGTGTGCGCCTGGATGTACAAGTGCCCCAAGAGCGATTTGAGCAGTTGGATGATCAGACACAAGCGCAAGTATTTGCCGATACGCTTGGTGACACCCCATTGCCAGCGCAGATCATTGCACGGGTTCCCGTGACTGACCCCGAGGCGAGAACCTTTCTACTTCGTCTACTGGTAAACGATCCGCAGAGCCGGTTACTTCCTGGCACCTCCGCAAGAGCAGAAATTTCGTTAACCTCGCAAGCAACAGATACGTTGACCATCAGCCGCGATGCGTTGCTGCGCCAACCGGATGGCAGCCACAGCGTCTACATCGTCGATAACGCAGACGATGAAGAAATCGCCCGTCGACACCGGGTGCACATTCTGTATGAACAGGACGGACAGGCTGCCATTACAGGTGACACCCTGCGCCAGGGCGATCAGGTCGTCATCCGAGGCAACGAGGCCTTGACCGATGGTCAGCCCGTCGAAGTGGTGGAGCGCTAA